Proteins from one Arthrobacter sp. DNA4 genomic window:
- a CDS encoding MFS transporter has protein sequence MTAPPRASGATSRFLARLRPQREKLPRDIKVMLAAAFLIALGFGLVAPVLPQFATTFGVGNTEAAVIVAIFAFMRLAFAPAGGALIGRRGERPIYVAGLLIVALSTAACAFAQDYWQLLLFRGLGGAGSVMFTVASMALVVRLAPPKSRGRVSGAYASAFLIGNVCGPIVGGLLAGLGLRVPFLAYAAALLVAAFVVQTQLSHQRRGGAEVQDRAPDMRFGEALAVGTYRSALVSSFANGWATFGVRMATVPLFAAAAFGAGPQAAGLALAVFAAGNAAALTFSGRLADSVGRKPMMISGLLVAALSTAAIGITSDLPWFLAASTLAGVGSGLFGPAQQAAVADVIGNARSGGKVLAVYQMTSDVGAIVGPLVAGMLADGLGFGWAFGVTGGVMLLAAAGWLPTRETLRTAGS, from the coding sequence ATGACGGCACCACCCCGCGCAAGCGGCGCCACTTCGAGGTTTTTGGCCCGGCTGAGGCCGCAGCGGGAGAAACTCCCCCGCGACATCAAGGTGATGCTGGCCGCGGCGTTCCTGATCGCGCTTGGCTTCGGGCTTGTTGCGCCGGTATTGCCGCAGTTCGCAACAACCTTCGGGGTGGGGAACACTGAGGCCGCCGTTATCGTGGCCATCTTCGCCTTCATGCGCCTGGCGTTCGCCCCTGCCGGCGGCGCCCTGATCGGCAGGCGCGGGGAACGTCCCATCTATGTCGCCGGGCTGCTGATCGTGGCGCTGTCCACTGCGGCGTGCGCCTTCGCCCAGGACTACTGGCAGCTGCTGCTTTTCCGCGGGCTGGGCGGGGCCGGGTCTGTGATGTTCACGGTGGCGTCAATGGCCCTGGTGGTGCGGCTGGCGCCGCCCAAGAGCAGGGGCAGGGTTTCCGGAGCCTACGCATCGGCCTTCCTGATCGGAAATGTGTGCGGGCCGATTGTGGGCGGCCTGCTGGCGGGACTGGGCCTGCGGGTCCCGTTCCTTGCCTATGCCGCTGCGCTGCTTGTGGCCGCGTTCGTCGTCCAGACCCAGCTGAGCCACCAGCGCCGGGGAGGCGCCGAAGTACAGGACCGCGCCCCGGACATGCGCTTTGGCGAAGCGCTGGCTGTGGGAACCTACAGGTCCGCCCTGGTCTCCAGCTTTGCCAACGGGTGGGCTACCTTTGGCGTCCGGATGGCAACGGTGCCGCTGTTCGCTGCGGCGGCCTTCGGAGCAGGCCCGCAGGCCGCCGGCCTGGCATTGGCAGTGTTCGCTGCCGGCAATGCCGCTGCCTTGACTTTCTCGGGACGGCTGGCGGACTCGGTGGGGCGAAAGCCCATGATGATCTCCGGCCTCCTGGTGGCGGCCCTGTCCACTGCAGCCATCGGCATCACCTCAGACCTGCCTTGGTTCCTGGCAGCGTCGACGCTCGCCGGCGTCGGGTCCGGTCTTTTCGGTCCCGCCCAGCAGGCCGCCGTCGCCGATGTCATCGGCAACGCGCGGTCCGGAGGCAAGGTTCTGGCGGTGTACCAGATGACGTCCGACGTCGGAGCGATCGTTGGGCCGCTCGTGGCGGGGATGCTGGCCGACGGACTGGGGTTCGGCTGGGCTTTCGGCGTGACCGGCGGGGTCATGCTCCTTGCAGCCGCCGGCTGGCTGCCCACCCGCGAGACACTGCGCACCGCAGGCAGCTAG
- the ftsY gene encoding signal recognition particle-docking protein FtsY: MNDILPIVLSILAALVVIGGLIPVLLKTRRNITRYPGTRDANDPEIRSGGSTAVADREGTIEGTVPQGVDLDGLDTTTVPDNAAGLETIPVETPLPVAGRLARLRERLARSNNVMGKGLLALLSSDRIDESVWDEVEETLLLADLGTEPTMQLVDALRERVKVLGTRTPEHVKTMLREELIKLVDPTMDRSLNVQRHADKPAVMMVVGVNGVGKTTTVGKLARVLVAEDKDVLLGAADTFRAAAAEQLATWGQRVGVPTVKSDIDGADPASVAYEAVKAGIEQEVDVVMIDTAGRLQNKVGLMDELGKVKRVVEKLAEVDEVLLVLDATTGQNGLNQARVFSEVVNITGIVLTKLDGTAKGGIVVAIQKTLGVPVKLIGLGEGADDLAPFDTEGFVDALLN, from the coding sequence GTGAACGACATCCTTCCCATTGTCCTGTCCATTCTTGCTGCGCTGGTGGTCATCGGCGGGCTGATTCCGGTCCTGCTCAAGACGCGGAGGAACATCACCCGCTACCCGGGCACCAGGGATGCCAACGACCCCGAAATCCGCTCCGGCGGAAGCACGGCGGTGGCGGACCGCGAGGGAACCATCGAGGGCACGGTTCCGCAGGGTGTGGACCTCGACGGGCTGGACACCACCACCGTTCCGGACAATGCGGCCGGGCTGGAAACCATTCCCGTCGAAACCCCGCTGCCCGTCGCCGGCCGCCTGGCCCGCCTGCGGGAACGGCTGGCCCGCTCCAACAACGTCATGGGCAAGGGCCTGCTGGCGCTGCTGTCCAGCGACCGGATCGACGAGAGCGTCTGGGATGAAGTGGAGGAAACCCTCCTCCTCGCGGACCTGGGCACTGAACCCACCATGCAGCTGGTGGACGCCCTCCGGGAGCGCGTCAAGGTACTGGGCACCCGCACCCCGGAACACGTCAAGACCATGCTCCGGGAAGAACTCATCAAGCTTGTGGACCCCACCATGGACCGCAGCCTCAACGTGCAGCGGCACGCCGATAAGCCCGCCGTGATGATGGTGGTGGGCGTGAACGGCGTGGGCAAGACCACCACCGTGGGCAAGCTGGCACGTGTGCTGGTGGCCGAGGACAAGGACGTCCTGCTGGGCGCCGCGGACACCTTCCGCGCCGCTGCCGCTGAGCAGCTGGCCACGTGGGGCCAGCGCGTGGGCGTTCCCACCGTGAAGTCCGACATCGACGGCGCCGACCCTGCCTCGGTTGCCTACGAGGCAGTGAAAGCCGGTATCGAGCAGGAAGTCGACGTGGTCATGATCGACACCGCCGGGCGCCTGCAGAACAAGGTGGGCCTGATGGACGAACTGGGCAAGGTCAAGCGCGTCGTGGAGAAGCTGGCCGAGGTGGACGAGGTCCTGCTGGTGCTCGATGCCACCACCGGCCAGAACGGCCTGAACCAGGCGCGGGTCTTCTCGGAGGTAGTCAACATCACCGGCATCGTCCTGACCAAGCTGGACGGAACCGCCAAGGGCGGCATCGTCGTCGCCATCCAGAAAACCCTCGGCGTGCCCGTCAAGCTCATTGGACTGGGCGAAGGCGCCGACGACCTGGCCCCCTTCGACACCGAAGGCTTTGTTGACGCCCTGCTGAACTGA
- the smc gene encoding chromosome segregation protein SMC translates to MHLKSLTVRGFKSFASATTFDFEPGVTAVVGPNGSGKSNVVDALAWVMGEQGAKTLRGGKMEDVIFAGTSGRPPLGRAHVSLTIDNTDGALPIEYSEVTISRTLFRTGGSEYAINGAGCRLLDIQELLSDSGLGREMHVIVGQGQLDRVLHATPEDRRGFIEEAAGILKHRRRKERTVRKLEAMQANLQRLTDLTGEIRRQLTPLGKQAEVARRAQRVQFDVRDARARLLADDLVQLQQALEQDVADEAALKARRTAVEQELEAGRRQQAALEQLAAEATPRLNAARDTWYRLSTARERLRALGSLATERSRLLGSDDAAPSSGRDPEQLERQAARVRQELAELEQDIQSRRSTLDAASAAKVEAERAAQAEDQRLTAQLRAAADRREGLARLAGQVAAARSRVESAQAELGRLRESLAAGTERRARAQAEFTALENQVAGVEEGEESLDADYEAASDVLDAVLGEIADLKAAVNEGVRKRDALAARLDALKLGLDRKDGARHVLASGLPGVQESLAAGITVQAGFEPAIAAALGEVSEAVLVQDGEAAAAVLGRLKDDDAGRASLLLASAAALHQGDGPHVTLPEGAQWAAGLVDGPSGHVSLVRHLLSRTAVVTGIDAAAALVAALPDMTAVTREGDVFTAVSATGGSAKAPSLLEVQAAVDDAERGLSAVTADLERNRFALAAAEARRTGAQEEAAAALDKLHESDARLAAVAERLGHLNSVLRSAVGESERLAASLARAEGNVAAEEEALAAVATRLAAAQEAPVEEEPSTEQRDALARAASAARAAEVEARLSLRSAEEQLVATRNRVASLERAAATERRAREEAAERARRRRIQARRAAAVSSGVELALGYVDVSVDRARHERDLAEENRELRDRGLREIREANDALARELAQLTDNVHRDELARAQQRARIEAVETRSVDELGITPEALVTEFGPHVPVPVPAEESGDKWAALRAPVDADGEEIRDGKPYVRQEQEKRLRKAERDLASLGKVNPLALEEFAALEERHQFLSTQLEDLKASRRDLLDIIKEVDERVQRVFAEAFEDTQAQFVRVFGRLFPGGEGRLVLTDPADMLTTGIEVEARPAGKKIKRLSLLSGGERSLTAVALLVAIFKARPSPFYVMDEVEAALDDTNLGLLITIFEELRESSQLIVITHQKRTMEVADALYGVTMRGDGVSTVISQRLGAEV, encoded by the coding sequence TTGCACCTCAAAAGCCTCACCGTCCGGGGGTTCAAGTCCTTTGCGTCCGCCACCACCTTCGACTTCGAACCCGGCGTCACCGCCGTCGTGGGTCCAAACGGATCCGGCAAGTCCAACGTGGTGGACGCCCTGGCGTGGGTCATGGGCGAGCAAGGGGCCAAAACCCTGCGCGGCGGCAAGATGGAGGACGTCATTTTTGCCGGTACGTCCGGGCGTCCGCCGCTGGGCCGCGCCCACGTTTCGCTCACCATCGACAACACCGATGGCGCACTCCCCATCGAGTACAGCGAAGTCACGATTTCCCGGACGCTGTTCAGGACGGGCGGATCCGAATATGCCATCAACGGCGCAGGCTGCCGCCTGCTGGACATTCAGGAACTGCTCTCCGATTCCGGCCTGGGCCGTGAAATGCATGTCATTGTGGGCCAAGGCCAGCTGGACCGCGTCCTGCACGCCACTCCCGAGGACCGCCGCGGCTTCATCGAGGAGGCGGCCGGGATCCTCAAGCACCGGCGCCGCAAGGAACGGACGGTACGGAAGCTTGAGGCCATGCAGGCCAACCTCCAGCGCCTGACCGACCTCACCGGCGAGATCCGGCGGCAGCTCACGCCCCTTGGGAAGCAGGCCGAGGTGGCCCGCCGAGCGCAGCGGGTCCAGTTCGACGTCCGGGACGCGCGGGCGCGCCTGCTCGCCGACGACCTGGTGCAGCTGCAGCAGGCCCTGGAGCAGGACGTGGCGGACGAAGCGGCGCTCAAGGCGCGCCGGACCGCCGTCGAACAGGAACTCGAGGCCGGGCGCAGGCAGCAGGCAGCGTTGGAGCAGCTCGCAGCCGAGGCCACGCCGCGGCTCAATGCCGCCAGGGACACCTGGTACCGGCTGTCCACGGCGCGTGAACGGCTTCGGGCGCTCGGCTCGCTTGCCACGGAACGGAGCCGCCTGCTGGGTTCCGACGATGCCGCGCCGTCTTCCGGCCGCGACCCCGAACAGCTGGAGCGCCAGGCAGCCCGGGTGAGGCAGGAACTGGCCGAACTCGAACAGGACATCCAGTCCAGGCGGAGCACCCTGGACGCGGCCAGCGCAGCGAAAGTGGAAGCGGAGCGGGCTGCGCAGGCCGAGGACCAGCGGCTCACCGCCCAGCTCCGTGCCGCGGCGGACCGGCGCGAGGGCCTGGCGCGGCTGGCCGGCCAGGTCGCGGCGGCCCGGTCCCGGGTGGAGTCCGCGCAGGCGGAACTTGGAAGGCTGCGCGAATCCCTTGCCGCCGGAACCGAACGCCGGGCCCGTGCCCAGGCCGAGTTCACGGCGCTGGAAAACCAGGTGGCCGGCGTGGAGGAGGGAGAGGAATCCCTTGACGCCGATTATGAGGCCGCCAGCGATGTCCTGGACGCCGTGCTGGGGGAGATCGCGGACCTCAAAGCCGCCGTCAACGAGGGGGTCCGCAAGCGGGACGCCCTCGCCGCGCGCCTCGATGCCCTGAAGCTCGGCCTTGACCGCAAGGACGGTGCCAGGCACGTGCTGGCGTCCGGGCTCCCCGGCGTGCAGGAAAGCCTTGCTGCCGGGATCACCGTGCAGGCCGGGTTCGAGCCGGCCATCGCCGCCGCCCTGGGGGAAGTGTCCGAGGCAGTGCTCGTCCAGGACGGGGAGGCAGCGGCCGCTGTGCTGGGACGGCTCAAGGACGACGACGCCGGGCGGGCGTCGCTGCTCCTCGCATCGGCGGCGGCACTCCACCAGGGAGATGGCCCGCACGTGACGCTGCCTGAGGGAGCGCAGTGGGCCGCCGGCCTGGTCGATGGGCCTTCGGGGCACGTCTCCCTGGTCCGGCACCTGCTGTCCCGGACCGCCGTCGTGACCGGCATCGACGCCGCGGCTGCCCTGGTTGCTGCACTGCCGGACATGACAGCGGTCACCCGCGAAGGGGACGTCTTCACCGCCGTCTCCGCCACGGGTGGCTCTGCCAAAGCGCCGTCCCTCCTTGAGGTGCAGGCGGCGGTGGACGACGCCGAGCGCGGGCTTTCGGCGGTCACGGCGGACCTGGAGCGGAACAGATTCGCCCTGGCAGCCGCGGAGGCACGGCGCACGGGAGCGCAGGAGGAGGCGGCCGCTGCGCTCGACAAGCTGCACGAATCCGATGCCCGGCTCGCTGCCGTAGCCGAACGTTTGGGCCACCTGAACTCTGTCCTGCGCAGCGCCGTTGGCGAGAGCGAACGGCTGGCAGCGTCCCTGGCACGGGCCGAAGGCAACGTCGCGGCGGAGGAGGAAGCGCTCGCCGCCGTCGCTACCCGGTTGGCCGCGGCGCAGGAAGCGCCGGTGGAAGAGGAACCGTCCACGGAGCAGCGCGACGCCCTGGCGCGTGCAGCCTCCGCCGCCCGCGCCGCCGAGGTGGAGGCACGGCTGTCCCTCCGCAGTGCCGAAGAGCAGCTGGTGGCCACCCGCAACAGGGTGGCGTCCCTGGAACGCGCCGCCGCCACGGAACGCCGCGCCCGTGAGGAGGCGGCAGAGCGCGCCCGCCGCCGCCGCATCCAGGCCCGGCGCGCGGCCGCCGTTTCCTCGGGGGTGGAACTGGCTCTTGGCTATGTGGACGTCTCCGTGGACCGTGCCCGGCACGAACGGGACCTGGCCGAGGAGAACCGCGAGCTGCGCGACCGCGGCCTGCGGGAGATTCGGGAAGCGAACGATGCCCTGGCCAGGGAGCTGGCCCAACTCACCGACAACGTGCACCGCGACGAACTCGCCCGGGCCCAGCAGCGCGCCAGGATCGAGGCGGTGGAAACCCGCTCCGTGGATGAGCTGGGCATCACCCCCGAAGCGCTGGTCACCGAATTCGGGCCGCACGTGCCGGTGCCCGTTCCGGCGGAGGAATCCGGTGACAAATGGGCGGCCCTGCGGGCCCCGGTTGACGCGGACGGGGAAGAAATCAGGGATGGCAAGCCCTATGTCCGGCAGGAGCAGGAGAAACGGCTGCGGAAGGCTGAGCGGGATCTCGCAAGCCTGGGCAAGGTCAATCCCCTGGCGCTGGAGGAGTTCGCGGCGCTGGAGGAGCGGCACCAGTTCCTCAGCACCCAGCTCGAGGACCTGAAGGCCAGCCGGCGGGATCTGCTGGACATCATCAAGGAAGTGGATGAGAGGGTCCAGCGGGTCTTTGCCGAAGCGTTCGAGGACACCCAGGCCCAGTTCGTCCGGGTTTTCGGGCGGCTCTTTCCCGGCGGCGAGGGACGCCTGGTTTTGACCGACCCGGCGGACATGCTCACCACCGGCATCGAAGTGGAGGCCCGCCCTGCGGGCAAGAAGATCAAGCGGCTGTCCCTGCTCTCCGGCGGCGAACGCTCCCTGACCGCAGTGGCGCTGCTGGTGGCCATTTTCAAGGCGCGGCCCTCGCCCTTCTACGTCATGGACGAGGTGGAGGCGGCATTGGATGACACCAACCTTGGCTTACTCATCACCATTTTCGAAGAACTCCGGGAATCGAGCCAGCTCATCGTCATTACGCACCAGAAGCGGACCATGGAAGTGGCGGACGCGCTGTACGGGGTCACCATGAGGGGCGACGGCGTCTCCACTGTCATCAGCCAGCGGTTGGGGGCCGAGGTATAG
- a CDS encoding 3-oxoacyl-ACP synthase III produces the protein MAGNATFRHSNTALLSVSSVEAPRIVSSTEFDRRLASTLQRLKFPPRLLERVAGITHRRWWAAGTSFDDAAVEAGAKALAEAGIEASEVGLLINTSVTRRNLEPSVAVKIHHGLSLPSSAMNFDLANACLGFVNALTLAANMIDSGQIRYAVIVNGEDAQLTQEATLARLQRPETTRDDFNREFATLTLGSGAAAAVLGPADEHPGAHRVVGGVMRAGTEHHELCVGGIDGMNTDTKGLLDGGLQLVVDAWQEAQPEWDWTAMDRYVTHQVSNAYTQAIIDAIDLDPDKVPITFPHWGNVGPASLPMTLAAEAQSLGSGDRVLCMGVGSGLNTAMLEIVW, from the coding sequence TTGGCAGGTAATGCAACCTTCCGCCACAGCAACACCGCGCTGCTCTCGGTGAGCAGCGTCGAGGCTCCCAGGATCGTGAGCTCCACGGAATTTGACCGGCGGCTGGCATCGACCCTGCAGCGCCTCAAGTTTCCTCCGCGGCTGCTTGAGCGCGTGGCAGGCATCACGCACCGCCGGTGGTGGGCTGCTGGAACGTCGTTCGACGACGCCGCGGTGGAGGCGGGCGCCAAGGCCCTCGCCGAGGCCGGCATCGAAGCCTCGGAGGTCGGACTGCTGATCAACACCTCGGTGACCCGGCGCAACCTTGAACCCTCAGTGGCGGTGAAGATCCACCACGGCCTGAGCCTGCCGTCGTCGGCCATGAACTTCGACCTTGCCAACGCCTGCCTGGGCTTCGTGAATGCCCTGACCCTGGCAGCCAACATGATCGATTCGGGCCAGATAAGGTACGCCGTCATTGTCAACGGCGAGGACGCCCAGCTGACGCAGGAGGCCACCCTGGCCCGGCTGCAGCGGCCCGAGACAACGCGCGATGACTTTAACCGGGAGTTCGCCACGCTGACGCTGGGGTCCGGGGCTGCGGCGGCCGTCCTGGGGCCCGCCGACGAGCACCCGGGAGCACACCGGGTGGTGGGCGGCGTGATGCGCGCCGGCACCGAGCACCACGAGTTGTGCGTGGGCGGCATCGACGGCATGAACACCGACACGAAGGGACTGCTCGACGGCGGCCTCCAGCTCGTGGTCGATGCATGGCAGGAAGCCCAGCCCGAATGGGACTGGACCGCGATGGACCGCTACGTCACGCACCAGGTCAGCAACGCCTACACCCAGGCCATTATCGATGCGATCGATCTGGACCCGGACAAGGTGCCCATCACGTTCCCGCACTGGGGCAACGTGGGACCGGCATCGCTCCCCATGACACTCGCGGCCGAGGCGCAGTCATTGGGAAGCGGTGACAGGGTGTTGTGCATGGGCGTCGGATCCGGCCTGAACACCGCAATGCTGGAAATCGTTTGGTGA
- a CDS encoding NAD(P)-dependent oxidoreductase — MKILVTGASGMLGREVAGLLVRKGHAVTTFQRRPSGVDGAADHCGSLTDDASVRAAVRDAEAVIHLAAKVSFAGRTDEFDRVNVEGTRRLLLAAREAGVGDLVFVSSPSVANSGAAIAGHGAEPADLARAHGDYARTKAQAELLALAADAPGFRVVAVRPHVVWGPGDTQLVERVLARAARNRLPLLDAGAALIDTTYVDNAAAAIVAALDRISDTHGRALVVTNGEPRPVGELIAGICAAGRVPAPSWSVPGKLARIAGSVVEKAWLRLGKEDEPPMTRFLAEQLSTAHWFDQRETQELLAWTPAVSIDEGLERLADYYRSR, encoded by the coding sequence ATGAAAATCCTGGTCACCGGGGCGAGCGGCATGCTGGGGCGGGAAGTGGCAGGGCTGCTGGTGCGCAAGGGCCATGCTGTCACCACCTTCCAGCGGCGTCCCTCAGGGGTCGACGGCGCGGCGGACCATTGCGGTTCGCTCACCGACGACGCCTCCGTCAGGGCTGCCGTCAGGGACGCCGAGGCAGTCATCCACCTCGCGGCCAAAGTATCCTTCGCCGGTCGCACCGATGAGTTTGACCGGGTGAACGTGGAGGGAACGCGGCGCCTCCTCCTGGCGGCGCGCGAAGCCGGCGTCGGCGACCTTGTGTTTGTCTCCTCACCGTCGGTGGCCAATTCAGGCGCCGCCATCGCAGGACACGGCGCAGAACCGGCCGATCTGGCACGCGCCCACGGCGACTACGCCCGCACCAAAGCGCAGGCAGAGCTTTTGGCCCTCGCCGCGGATGCCCCGGGCTTCCGCGTCGTTGCCGTCCGGCCGCACGTGGTCTGGGGACCCGGTGACACCCAGCTGGTGGAACGCGTGCTGGCGCGGGCGGCCCGGAACCGCCTGCCGCTGCTGGACGCGGGCGCCGCGCTTATCGACACCACGTACGTGGACAATGCGGCGGCGGCGATCGTTGCGGCCCTGGACCGCATCAGTGACACCCACGGGAGGGCATTGGTTGTCACCAATGGCGAACCGCGGCCGGTAGGCGAACTGATTGCCGGCATCTGCGCCGCCGGGCGCGTTCCCGCGCCGTCGTGGTCTGTACCGGGAAAGCTTGCCCGGATTGCGGGATCGGTGGTGGAAAAAGCGTGGCTCAGGCTCGGCAAAGAGGACGAACCGCCCATGACCAGGTTTCTTGCCGAACAGTTGTCCACGGCCCATTGGTTTGATCAGCGTGAGACCCAAGAACTCCTTGCCTGGACTCCAGCCGTCTCCATCGATGAAGGCCTTGAACGGCTGGCGGACTACTACCGCTCCCGCTGA
- the mutM gene encoding bifunctional DNA-formamidopyrimidine glycosylase/DNA-(apurinic or apyrimidinic site) lyase, producing the protein MPELPEVEVVRRGLVSWVRGRTISAVDVLDPRSVRRHALGPGDFVGNLQGATVSDVVRRGKFLWMPLTDGLAAPENPETAPVPEVALIAHLGMSGQLLMQDPDVPDEKHLKVRLRLSPREGMPDQLRFVDQRIFGGLFVTALVPTDDGGPGGLAESPLPLIAAEAAHIARDPLDPSFSFDLFYQRLRKRKTGLKRALLDQGLVSGIGNIYADEALWRARLHFARPTDTLRRSEARRVLDSAREVMLDALAAGGTSFDSLYVNVNGASGYFDRSLNAYGRQGEPCKRCAEAGINAIIRRDQFMNRSSHTCPVCQPRPRNGRW; encoded by the coding sequence GTGCCTGAACTGCCCGAGGTCGAAGTGGTGCGCCGCGGCCTTGTGAGCTGGGTCCGCGGCCGGACCATCAGTGCTGTCGACGTCCTCGATCCGCGCTCCGTCCGGCGCCATGCCCTTGGGCCCGGGGACTTTGTCGGCAACCTCCAGGGTGCCACGGTGTCCGACGTCGTGCGCCGCGGCAAATTCCTCTGGATGCCGCTGACGGACGGCCTCGCTGCACCGGAAAATCCTGAAACCGCGCCGGTGCCGGAAGTGGCACTCATTGCACACCTGGGCATGAGCGGGCAACTTTTGATGCAGGATCCGGACGTCCCCGATGAAAAGCATCTCAAGGTCCGCCTCCGCCTCAGTCCACGGGAGGGCATGCCTGACCAGTTGCGGTTCGTGGACCAGCGGATCTTCGGCGGCCTGTTCGTCACCGCTTTAGTACCCACGGACGACGGCGGCCCCGGCGGCCTGGCAGAGTCCCCCCTTCCGCTGATCGCCGCGGAAGCGGCCCACATCGCGCGCGACCCCCTGGACCCGTCCTTTTCCTTCGACCTCTTCTACCAGCGCCTCCGCAAGCGCAAGACCGGGCTGAAGCGGGCACTGCTTGACCAGGGGCTGGTGTCCGGCATTGGAAACATCTACGCCGACGAAGCTCTGTGGCGCGCCCGCCTGCATTTCGCCCGGCCCACCGACACCCTTCGCCGCAGCGAGGCGCGGCGCGTCCTGGACAGCGCCCGGGAGGTCATGCTCGATGCCCTCGCCGCAGGAGGAACCAGCTTCGACTCGCTGTACGTCAACGTCAACGGCGCCTCAGGCTACTTTGACCGGTCCCTCAACGCCTATGGCCGCCAGGGCGAGCCCTGCAAGCGGTGCGCCGAAGCGGGGATCAACGCGATCATTCGTCGGGACCAGTTCATGAACCGGTCGTCCCATACCTGCCCGGTCTGCCAGCCACGGCCACGCAACGGGCGCTGGTAA
- the rnc gene encoding ribonuclease III — MSSTEELLKRLGVTIDAGTLRLALTHRSYAYENGGIPTNERLEFLGDSILGFSVTDALYRDNPDLPEGELAKRRSAVVSTRALAGIGRSLGIGEYIYLGQGEKLTHGKNKASILADTMEALIGATYVSNDIETARQLVMRLVGPLLKDAAVLGAGTDWKTSIQELAASRQLGSIHYAVDGSGPDHARTFTAVLNIGGTAYGKGSGHSKKEAEQEAAADAWRVLSGAETRSAAGTSAGSVTAK; from the coding sequence ATGTCTTCAACTGAAGAGCTTCTGAAGCGTCTCGGTGTCACTATTGACGCCGGGACGCTTCGTCTTGCGCTTACCCACCGCTCGTACGCATACGAGAACGGCGGTATCCCCACCAACGAGCGCCTCGAGTTCCTGGGCGACTCCATCCTGGGCTTTTCCGTCACTGATGCCCTGTACCGGGACAACCCGGACCTGCCCGAAGGCGAACTCGCCAAGCGCCGGTCCGCCGTCGTCAGCACCCGCGCCCTTGCGGGCATCGGACGCAGCCTGGGCATTGGTGAGTACATCTACCTGGGCCAGGGCGAGAAACTCACCCACGGCAAAAACAAGGCGTCCATCCTCGCGGACACCATGGAGGCCCTCATCGGGGCAACCTACGTCTCCAACGACATCGAGACCGCGCGGCAGTTGGTCATGCGGCTGGTTGGGCCGCTGCTGAAGGATGCCGCTGTCCTGGGCGCCGGCACCGACTGGAAGACCAGTATCCAGGAACTCGCGGCCAGCCGGCAGCTGGGCAGCATCCACTACGCAGTGGATGGCTCCGGCCCGGACCATGCCCGCACCTTCACCGCTGTGCTGAACATCGGTGGAACGGCCTACGGCAAGGGCTCCGGGCATTCCAAGAAGGAAGCGGAGCAGGAAGCCGCGGCCGACGCCTGGCGTGTACTTTCGGGTGCCGAGACACGGAGTGCAGCCGGCACGTCCGCGGGCTCAGTCACCGCCAAGTAG
- the rpmF gene encoding 50S ribosomal protein L32, producing the protein MAVPKRKMSRSNTRARRSQWKATAPHLVKTVENGQVTYSLPHQAKVVTDSAGTALFLEYKGRKVADV; encoded by the coding sequence GTGGCTGTTCCCAAGCGGAAAATGTCTCGCTCGAATACCCGCGCCCGCCGCTCGCAGTGGAAGGCGACCGCCCCCCACCTGGTGAAGACCGTTGAGAACGGCCAGGTCACCTACAGCCTGCCGCACCAGGCAAAGGTCGTTACCGACTCTGCTGGCACCGCGCTGTTCCTTGAGTACAAGGGCCGCAAGGTCGCTGACGTCTAA
- a CDS encoding DUF177 domain-containing protein: MAFDVKDLGRSPGSMRTLKEHVPAPGDLGVALIGVQEGSDVEFDLRLEAVHEGILVSGTVIAEVTGECGRCLDPLAYDLEVNVQELFFYEGTALSDGEEDEEQRRVEHDVIDLEPVLRDAVVTNLPFQPVCREDCQGLCSECGARLEDEPGHHHEVLDPRWAALADMAKPDRQN; this comes from the coding sequence CTGGCGTTCGACGTCAAGGACCTCGGGCGCAGCCCGGGAAGCATGCGGACACTGAAGGAACATGTACCCGCACCGGGTGATCTTGGTGTGGCGCTCATTGGTGTTCAGGAAGGCTCGGATGTCGAGTTCGACCTGAGACTGGAGGCCGTACACGAAGGAATTCTGGTATCAGGAACCGTTATCGCCGAAGTAACCGGCGAGTGCGGCCGATGCCTGGATCCCCTTGCGTATGACCTTGAGGTCAATGTGCAAGAACTTTTCTTCTACGAGGGCACTGCGCTCTCGGACGGAGAAGAAGATGAAGAGCAACGTCGAGTCGAGCACGATGTAATCGATCTTGAACCGGTGTTGCGGGACGCAGTTGTCACCAATCTGCCGTTCCAGCCGGTGTGCCGGGAAGACTGCCAGGGCCTTTGCTCCGAATGTGGAGCTCGCCTGGAAGACGAGCCGGGGCACCACCACGAGGTCCTGGATCCTCGCTGGGCTGCCCTAGCTGATATGGCTAAGCCTGACCGGCAAAATTGA